A genomic stretch from Acidobacteriota bacterium includes:
- a CDS encoding outer membrane protein transport protein, whose translation MNMIRAKLLRGPRLTLILALILVPLPFRLGADDLTFHEPSARATGLGGAFTARSDDATGLFYNPAGLAFLSGFRLKTNIMFDNRKTSAAWPDGGRTWRSEPSEFLGDFAVAWQLLRGVTVATGLFSPFNYESYWSPGWDAEGAVTRNRLRTLFFRTALAVEVVKGLAVSAGVDVVSSSLRWRHIIPFNLETYPLDRDIDVESSQALSGHGLGFTAGALWKVLPALQIGARFQQSVSIDYAGTDVFNRMLDISGATVPDPYRPSRRVSDLIDFYYATQNVTARLTLPREIACGIALTPVKPVSLYLDVQWNRWSGFGDWIFRSNAEGQALNPSFTPDYQEFYGLSLDYGVQGVALALRDTRDIKAGLEIRPGRYLALRTGYARLRSSVDETGRTPVYPDLERNVYSLGFGYEGPLFSIWDDGERVSDLSFDVFLRYASAVRGASAYPGGEMDYGSKRLVFGVGAGIAF comes from the coding sequence ATGAACATGATCCGGGCGAAGCTCCTTCGCGGTCCCCGCCTGACCCTCATCCTGGCGCTCATCCTGGTTCCGTTGCCGTTCCGGCTGGGCGCCGACGACCTGACGTTCCACGAGCCCAGCGCCCGGGCGACCGGCCTGGGAGGCGCGTTCACGGCCCGGTCCGACGATGCCACCGGACTATTCTATAATCCGGCCGGGCTGGCCTTCCTGTCCGGATTTCGCCTCAAGACCAACATCATGTTCGACAACCGCAAGACGTCGGCGGCCTGGCCGGACGGCGGCCGGACCTGGCGGTCGGAGCCGTCCGAGTTCCTGGGCGACTTCGCCGTGGCCTGGCAGCTCCTGCGTGGCGTGACCGTCGCCACGGGCCTGTTCTCCCCGTTCAATTACGAATCGTACTGGTCGCCGGGCTGGGACGCCGAGGGCGCCGTGACCCGCAACCGCCTGCGGACGCTCTTCTTCCGGACGGCCCTGGCCGTCGAGGTCGTCAAGGGCTTGGCCGTGAGCGCCGGCGTCGACGTCGTGTCGTCGAGCCTGCGCTGGCGGCACATCATCCCCTTCAACCTCGAGACCTATCCGCTCGACCGGGACATCGACGTCGAGAGCAGCCAGGCCTTGAGCGGCCACGGCCTGGGCTTCACGGCCGGAGCCTTGTGGAAGGTCCTGCCGGCCCTCCAGATCGGGGCCCGGTTCCAGCAGAGCGTCTCGATCGACTATGCCGGCACGGACGTGTTCAACCGCATGCTGGACATCTCGGGCGCCACCGTGCCCGATCCCTACAGGCCGTCGCGCCGCGTTTCCGATCTCATCGATTTCTACTACGCCACGCAGAACGTCACGGCCCGCCTGACCCTGCCCCGCGAGATCGCCTGCGGCATCGCCCTCACGCCCGTCAAGCCGGTCTCCCTTTATCTCGACGTCCAATGGAACCGCTGGAGCGGCTTCGGCGACTGGATCTTCCGTTCGAACGCGGAAGGCCAGGCTCTCAATCCATCCTTCACGCCCGACTACCAGGAGTTCTACGGCCTGTCGCTCGATTACGGCGTCCAGGGCGTGGCCCTGGCGCTCAGGGACACCCGGGACATCAAAGCCGGGCTGGAGATCCGGCCCGGGCGCTACCTCGCCCTGCGGACCGGCTATGCCCGCCTGCGGAGCTCGGTCGACGAAACCGGCCGGACGCCCGTCTATCCCGACCTCGAGCGCAACGTCTATTCGCTCGGCTTCGGGTACGAGGGCCCGCTCTTCTCCATCTGGGACGACGGCGAGAGGGTCAGCGACCTGTCGTTCGACGTCTTCCTCCGCTACGCCTCGGCCGTCCGGGGGGCCTCGGCCTATCCGGGCGGCGAGATGGACTACGGCTCGAAACGGCTCGTTTTCGGGGTCGGCGCGGGCATCGCGTTCTAG
- a CDS encoding diacylglycerol kinase family protein → MKTLLLVNPAAGHGRGRKVFERLEPRLRGAFPGLEVRFSEHPGHSVEIGREAAGAGYDRIVCLGGDGTPYELINGLYAEGRPGRRPEIGQIPAGTGNSFIRDFGIETPDQALDAILAGRRRKVDLVEFEERERGRTVRRYSLNIIGVGLIADILRLTNERLKFLGAAGYSVAVLARLARGMSNRIVIEADGRRLEAANSALVVSNSKYTGGKMMIAPKAETGDGRADIVLFNNVNRREIVSIFSGVFSGKHADHPRVHMRQAAAIGIEADPPLRLMADGELVGWTPLRIRVLPDELDFLA, encoded by the coding sequence ATGAAAACGCTTCTTCTCGTCAACCCGGCCGCCGGTCATGGGCGGGGCCGGAAGGTGTTCGAGCGGCTCGAGCCGCGCCTCCGGGGAGCCTTCCCCGGCCTCGAGGTCCGGTTCTCCGAGCACCCGGGCCACTCGGTCGAGATCGGCCGGGAGGCGGCCGGCGCCGGCTACGACCGCATCGTCTGCCTCGGCGGCGACGGCACGCCGTACGAGCTCATCAACGGCCTCTACGCCGAGGGCCGACCCGGCCGCCGGCCCGAGATCGGCCAGATCCCGGCCGGGACGGGCAACTCGTTCATCCGCGATTTCGGCATCGAGACGCCGGACCAGGCCCTCGACGCGATATTGGCCGGGCGCCGCCGCAAGGTCGATCTCGTCGAGTTCGAGGAGCGGGAGCGGGGCCGGACCGTCCGGCGCTATTCCCTCAACATCATCGGCGTCGGCCTCATCGCCGACATCCTCCGGCTGACCAACGAGCGCCTCAAGTTCCTGGGCGCGGCCGGCTACAGCGTGGCGGTGCTGGCCCGGCTCGCCCGCGGCATGTCCAACCGCATCGTCATCGAGGCCGACGGGCGGCGGCTCGAGGCCGCGAACAGCGCCCTGGTCGTCTCCAACTCGAAGTACACCGGCGGCAAGATGATGATCGCCCCGAAGGCCGAGACCGGGGACGGCCGGGCGGACATCGTCCTCTTCAACAACGTCAACCGCCGCGAGATCGTCTCCATCTTCTCGGGCGTTTTTTCCGGCAAGCACGCCGATCATCCCCGGGTCCACATGCGCCAGGCCGCCGCGATCGGGATCGAGGCCGACCCGCCGCTGCGGCTGATGGCCGACGGCGAGCTCGTCGGCTGGACGCCGCTGCGGATCAGGGTCCTGCCGGACGAACTCGACTTCCTGGCCTGA
- a CDS encoding carbohydrate-binding family 9-like protein, with product MAMRYGCDENDLAHYTCYRTLHKPPVDGRLDGPAWREAPKSRRFVDLVSGVPGFLETRLAALWDDEALYVAFWVSEPDVQARLAERDALVWTENDVEIFIGGEDCYYEFQINALGTIYEVFYVWQDALKKGSRFDAPEFDLRERRVDVIGGFQDGLRYGRHPRGRRWAFMDWDFPGLRAAVQVRGTLNDASDVDEGWTAEIAFPWSGMKHLAGGRPLPPRDGDVWRMDFSRFELLRSCGVTVEPHPGWALNKHGIYDSHIPECFSFIHFRAALANANGSK from the coding sequence ATGGCGATGCGATACGGATGCGACGAGAACGATCTGGCCCATTATACGTGTTATCGAACGCTCCATAAGCCGCCGGTCGACGGCCGCCTGGACGGGCCGGCCTGGCGGGAGGCGCCGAAATCCCGGCGCTTCGTCGATCTCGTCAGCGGCGTGCCCGGCTTCCTCGAGACGCGGCTGGCCGCGCTCTGGGACGACGAGGCCCTTTACGTCGCCTTCTGGGTGAGCGAGCCCGACGTCCAGGCCCGCCTGGCCGAGCGCGACGCGCTCGTCTGGACCGAGAACGACGTCGAGATCTTCATCGGCGGCGAGGACTGCTACTATGAATTCCAGATCAACGCCCTGGGGACGATCTACGAGGTCTTTTACGTCTGGCAGGACGCGCTGAAGAAGGGAAGCCGGTTCGACGCGCCGGAGTTCGACCTGCGCGAGCGGCGGGTCGACGTCATCGGCGGCTTCCAGGACGGCCTGCGCTACGGCCGGCACCCGCGGGGCCGGCGCTGGGCCTTCATGGACTGGGACTTCCCGGGATTGCGCGCGGCGGTCCAGGTCCGGGGCACGCTCAACGACGCGTCCGACGTCGACGAGGGCTGGACGGCCGAGATCGCCTTTCCCTGGAGCGGCATGAAGCATCTCGCCGGCGGCCGGCCGCTGCCGCCGCGCGACGGCGACGTCTGGCGCATGGACTTCTCCCGCTTCGAGCTCCTCCGCAGCTGCGGCGTGACGGTGGAACCGCACCCGGGTTGGGCCCTCAACAAGCACGGGATCTACGACTCCCATATCCCCGAGTGCTTTTCTTTTATCCACTTCCGAGCTGCCTTGGCTAACGCAAACGGCTCTAAATAA
- a CDS encoding M24 family metallopeptidase — MTALAGCGGPDAKPGAPGSAGAASAEGAGLPGLRDRAALYNGWLKERFDRILPEIMRREGIDMWVVVCREHAEDPVYPTLMPQPNMFAWRLSMLVFFDRGAAAGVERLSVNPFGSGDFNKEIGDYYAPGWTSQAEDPWARLARIIRERNPKKIAIDESGTFAFADGLTAALKAELVAALGPRLAARLVSAERLAVGWLEKRTAGEIDFYARLAAMNRRVAAEALSDKAIQPGVTTLADLSWWTRERYAALGVEPWFQPSFYIVRRAGGPADEALRRTILPGDLVRCDIGFSCLGMTTDIQEAAYVLREGETEVPAGLRQAMRLGNRLQDILAGEFAEGRTGNEVLAAALGKARAEGIKPKIYSHPLNYYGHGAGPKIGLGDMQNGVPGVGDYPLHADTCWAVELSIGAPVPEWGGQEISFALEQSAVFNRAGVVFPAGRQTLIGALANATHTK, encoded by the coding sequence ATGACCGCGCTCGCCGGATGCGGCGGGCCGGATGCCAAGCCGGGCGCGCCTGGCTCCGCCGGAGCCGCTTCGGCTGAGGGGGCCGGACTGCCCGGCCTCAGGGACCGGGCGGCGCTTTACAACGGCTGGCTCAAGGAGCGCTTCGACCGCATCCTGCCGGAGATCATGCGCCGCGAGGGGATCGATATGTGGGTTGTCGTCTGCCGCGAGCACGCCGAAGACCCGGTCTATCCGACGCTCATGCCCCAGCCGAACATGTTCGCCTGGCGCCTGTCGATGCTCGTCTTCTTCGACCGGGGCGCGGCGGCGGGAGTGGAGCGGCTTTCCGTCAACCCTTTCGGCAGCGGCGACTTCAACAAAGAAATCGGGGACTATTACGCGCCCGGCTGGACGAGCCAGGCCGAGGACCCATGGGCCCGCCTGGCGCGGATCATCCGGGAGAGGAACCCGAAGAAGATCGCGATCGACGAATCGGGGACGTTCGCCTTCGCCGACGGGCTGACGGCCGCGCTCAAGGCGGAGCTCGTCGCCGCCCTCGGGCCCAGGCTTGCGGCCCGCCTCGTTTCGGCGGAACGGCTGGCCGTCGGCTGGCTGGAGAAGCGGACGGCCGGGGAGATCGACTTCTACGCCCGGCTGGCCGCCATGAACCGCCGCGTCGCGGCCGAGGCGCTGTCCGATAAGGCCATCCAGCCCGGCGTCACCACGCTGGCCGACCTCTCCTGGTGGACGCGCGAGCGCTATGCCGCGCTGGGCGTCGAGCCCTGGTTCCAGCCGAGCTTTTACATCGTGCGGCGGGCCGGCGGCCCTGCCGACGAAGCCCTGCGCCGGACCATCCTGCCAGGCGACCTCGTCCGCTGCGACATCGGCTTTTCCTGCCTGGGGATGACGACCGACATCCAGGAAGCCGCCTATGTCCTGCGCGAGGGCGAGACCGAGGTTCCGGCCGGCCTGCGCCAGGCGATGCGGCTAGGCAACCGCCTCCAGGACATCCTGGCGGGCGAGTTCGCGGAGGGCCGGACCGGCAACGAGGTCCTGGCGGCGGCCCTTGGCAAGGCCCGGGCGGAGGGGATCAAGCCGAAGATCTATTCGCACCCTCTCAATTATTACGGTCACGGCGCCGGCCCGAAGATCGGCCTGGGCGACATGCAGAACGGCGTGCCCGGCGTCGGCGACTATCCGCTCCACGCCGACACTTGCTGGGCCGTGGAGCTCAGCATCGGCGCGCCGGTTCCCGAGTGGGGCGGCCAGGAGATATCCTTCGCCCTCGAGCAGAGCGCCGTCTTCAACAGGGCCGGCGTCGTCTTTCCCGCCGGCCGCCAGACTCTTATTGGAGCCTTGGCTAACGCAACACACACAAAATAA
- a CDS encoding glycoside hydrolase family 38 C-terminal domain-containing protein, translated as MRISFRSALPVLLIATAVLASAGPAARAAAGPGAPGQKRSAAPAAVPPRSLTAHLVGHAHIDLSWLWRWEETVADIAVHTFRGTLAQMDRLPGLTFAQSQAAIYDAIERESPDLFARIARKIKEGTWVPVGGMWVEPDANMPDGEALARQLLYGKRYFLDRFGVDVKVGWNPDTFGHNWQMPQILRRAGIDSYVFGRCAPGPDPTPFFWWEGMDGSRVLGYVPPGWYNVSLQDGTLKILEEARKNTAVKDFLLLYGAGDHGGGPRDADIAAIEKFRGDPGQPQLVFDVPQAFLENAAANGAGFPLVSRELNFTFPACYTTQAAAKKSNRQLESLLVTAEKFSAVAVASGYRDYYPERDLDEAWKIVLRNQFHDILDGSSIGPVYDEVAGFYRQARMRGERALDFSLETISSRIDTRGEGFPVVVYNPLFWDRTEPVIAEIAVPPDAGTAKPWEGTVRLTDGGGRSIPAQVLDRRAQGDTAILRVLFLARDVPSLGYRLYRAVPAGVSAEEPAGAAGGGAAAGLRVGANELENEFLKVRVDPKTGWITSLYDKAAGREVLAGPGNVLEAFIDDPKEMSAWELGLKGLAGRIGETGAAVELVEKGPVRAVLRVKSRFRDSTFEQDLTLCAGLPRLDFRTRFDWRERNIMIKAAFPLALKSAAARFEIPYGSIARPSDGTEVPALRWIDVSEGSGEYGAALLNDSKYGFDVKGGVMRLSVVHGSTYPDPEADRGRHELLCSIVPHRGDWRAAEVTRRGYELGNPLIARVPLVHGGELPPVHSFIRVGPSNVVLSALKKEMGYAERGLILRLYETAGRKTEAKIELPWPVEAREADLIERPAGGVIGSGPSIAVTLAPYEIRTIRVVRK; from the coding sequence ATGAGGATCAGCTTTCGTTCCGCCCTGCCCGTCCTGCTGATCGCCACCGCCGTCCTGGCCTCGGCCGGGCCGGCCGCGCGGGCCGCCGCCGGCCCGGGCGCGCCCGGGCAGAAGCGGTCCGCCGCCCCCGCGGCCGTTCCGCCGCGGTCCCTGACCGCCCATCTCGTCGGTCACGCCCACATCGACCTGAGCTGGCTCTGGCGCTGGGAGGAGACCGTGGCCGACATCGCCGTCCACACCTTCCGGGGGACGCTGGCCCAGATGGACCGGCTGCCAGGCCTGACCTTCGCCCAGAGCCAGGCGGCGATCTACGACGCGATCGAGAGGGAGTCGCCCGATCTCTTCGCCCGCATCGCCCGCAAGATCAAGGAGGGGACCTGGGTGCCGGTCGGCGGCATGTGGGTCGAGCCCGACGCCAACATGCCCGACGGCGAGGCCCTGGCCCGCCAACTCCTTTACGGCAAGCGCTACTTCCTGGACAGGTTCGGCGTCGACGTCAAGGTCGGCTGGAACCCCGACACGTTCGGGCACAACTGGCAGATGCCCCAGATCCTGCGACGGGCCGGCATCGATTCCTATGTCTTCGGCCGCTGCGCGCCGGGACCCGACCCGACTCCCTTCTTCTGGTGGGAAGGGATGGACGGCTCCCGCGTCCTCGGCTACGTCCCGCCGGGCTGGTACAACGTCAGCCTCCAGGACGGGACCCTGAAGATCCTGGAGGAGGCCCGCAAGAACACCGCCGTCAAGGACTTCCTGCTCCTCTACGGCGCCGGGGACCACGGCGGCGGGCCGCGCGACGCGGACATCGCCGCCATCGAGAAGTTCCGCGGCGATCCCGGCCAGCCGCAGCTCGTCTTCGACGTTCCCCAGGCCTTCCTCGAGAACGCGGCCGCGAACGGGGCCGGCTTCCCGCTCGTTTCGCGCGAGCTCAACTTCACTTTCCCGGCCTGCTACACGACCCAGGCGGCGGCCAAGAAGAGCAACCGCCAGCTCGAGAGCCTGCTCGTCACGGCGGAGAAGTTCTCGGCCGTCGCCGTGGCCTCGGGCTACCGCGATTATTACCCCGAGCGGGACCTCGACGAGGCCTGGAAGATCGTCCTCCGCAACCAGTTCCACGACATCCTCGACGGCTCGAGCATCGGGCCCGTTTACGACGAGGTCGCCGGCTTTTACCGCCAGGCCCGGATGCGCGGCGAGCGGGCCCTCGACTTCTCGCTCGAGACCATCTCGAGCCGGATCGACACGCGGGGCGAGGGCTTTCCCGTCGTCGTCTACAATCCGCTCTTCTGGGACCGGACAGAGCCCGTCATCGCCGAGATCGCCGTGCCGCCGGACGCCGGGACGGCGAAGCCGTGGGAAGGGACCGTTCGGCTGACCGACGGCGGGGGCCGGAGCATTCCGGCCCAGGTCCTCGACAGGCGCGCCCAGGGCGATACGGCGATCCTCCGCGTCCTGTTCCTGGCCCGCGACGTGCCCTCGCTGGGCTACAGGCTCTATCGCGCGGTCCCCGCCGGCGTGTCCGCGGAAGAGCCGGCGGGCGCGGCGGGCGGCGGCGCGGCGGCGGGCCTCAGGGTCGGGGCGAACGAGCTCGAGAACGAGTTCCTCAAGGTCCGCGTCGACCCGAAGACCGGCTGGATCACGAGCCTGTACGACAAGGCCGCCGGGCGCGAGGTCCTGGCCGGGCCGGGGAACGTCCTCGAGGCGTTCATCGACGATCCCAAGGAGATGTCGGCCTGGGAGCTCGGCCTCAAGGGCCTGGCCGGAAGGATCGGCGAGACCGGCGCCGCCGTCGAGCTCGTCGAGAAGGGCCCGGTCCGGGCCGTGCTCCGGGTCAAGTCCCGCTTCCGCGACTCGACCTTCGAGCAGGACCTGACCCTCTGCGCCGGCCTGCCGCGCCTGGACTTCCGGACGCGGTTCGATTGGCGCGAGCGGAACATCATGATCAAGGCCGCCTTCCCGCTCGCCCTCAAGTCTGCGGCCGCCCGCTTCGAGATCCCCTACGGCTCGATAGCCCGCCCGTCCGACGGCACGGAGGTGCCGGCCCTGCGCTGGATCGACGTCTCGGAAGGGTCGGGCGAGTACGGCGCGGCCCTGCTCAACGACTCGAAGTACGGCTTCGACGTCAAGGGCGGGGTCATGCGCCTGTCCGTCGTCCACGGCTCGACCTATCCCGACCCGGAGGCCGACCGCGGCCGCCACGAGCTTCTTTGCTCGATCGTCCCCCACCGCGGCGACTGGAGGGCCGCCGAGGTGACGCGCCGGGGCTACGAACTCGGCAACCCGCTCATCGCCCGCGTGCCTCTCGTCCACGGCGGGGAACTGCCGCCGGTCCATTCGTTCATCCGGGTCGGCCCGTCTAACGTCGTCCTGTCCGCGCTCAAGAAGGAGATGGGCTACGCCGAGCGCGGCCTCATCCTCCGGCTCTACGAGACGGCGGGCCGGAAAACCGAGGCGAAGATCGAGCTGCCCTGGCCGGTCGAGGCCCGCGAGGCCGACCTCATAGAGCGTCCGGCCGGAGGCGTGATCGGCTCGGGCCCCTCGATCGCGGTCACCCTCGCCCCGTATGAGATCAGGACGATCCGCGTCGTCAGGAAATGA
- a CDS encoding lysophospholipid acyltransferase family protein: MRESLGELRSLFVWIVTLPVFVAACLGIVIGSFLCRGRALEALIKGGCRAVLLAAGVRLRVRGRENIVPGRQYIAMMNHVNFFDPLVYQVAFPPPLRGAEEESHFRWPVYGATLSRMGMFPLSRKDTARAVQTLRRAAAWIRERPGVSFGIMPEGTRTLDGRLSPFKRGGFLMAIEAGVDILPIVQQGAFEIARKGSLVIRPGLVNVTIEPAVPTAGYTRETAGELIERVRRVFLERLGS; encoded by the coding sequence ATGAGAGAGAGCCTCGGCGAGCTGCGGTCGCTTTTCGTCTGGATCGTCACCCTGCCCGTGTTCGTCGCCGCCTGCCTGGGCATCGTGATCGGCTCCTTCCTCTGCCGCGGCCGGGCGCTCGAGGCCCTCATCAAGGGCGGCTGCCGGGCCGTCCTGCTGGCGGCCGGGGTGCGCCTGCGCGTCCGGGGCCGCGAGAACATCGTCCCCGGCCGGCAGTACATCGCCATGATGAACCACGTCAATTTTTTCGACCCGCTCGTTTACCAGGTCGCCTTCCCGCCGCCGCTGCGGGGCGCCGAGGAGGAAAGCCACTTCCGCTGGCCCGTCTACGGCGCGACCCTCAGCCGCATGGGCATGTTCCCCCTGAGTCGCAAGGATACGGCCAGGGCGGTCCAGACCCTGCGCCGGGCCGCGGCCTGGATCAGGGAGCGGCCGGGGGTCTCGTTCGGCATCATGCCCGAAGGCACGCGCACGCTCGACGGGCGGCTCTCCCCCTTCAAGCGCGGCGGATTCCTGATGGCCATCGAGGCGGGCGTCGACATCCTGCCGATCGTGCAGCAGGGGGCCTTCGAGATCGCGCGGAAGGGCAGCCTGGTCATCCGGCCCGGGCTGGTCAACGTGACCATCGAGCCGGCCGTGCCGACGGCCGGCTATACCAGGGAGACGGCCGGCGAGCTCATCGAGCGCGTCCGCCGCGTCTTCCTCGAACGGCTGGGGTCTTAG